One Ethanoligenens harbinense YUAN-3 genomic window carries:
- the yfbR gene encoding 5'-deoxynucleotidase: protein MDTSFFAILSRMKYITRWGLMRNTRPENLMEHSFETAVLTHALAVIGNTRFGRTYDVGQAVLLALYHDASEIFTGDMPTPVKYFNSTLRASYREAEQQALSRLLACLPDDLRPAYAAVSAPTEGHTSLLLLVKAADKLSALIKCMDEEKAGNTEFQKAAEAQLSFLQEMHLPEVDCFLKEFLPPFRLTLDEQE, encoded by the coding sequence ATGGACACCTCTTTTTTTGCCATCCTCTCGCGCATGAAATACATCACCCGCTGGGGCCTGATGCGCAACACCCGCCCGGAAAACCTGATGGAACACAGCTTTGAAACCGCCGTGCTGACACACGCGCTGGCCGTCATCGGCAACACGCGTTTTGGTCGGACCTACGATGTGGGACAGGCCGTGTTGCTCGCTCTCTACCACGACGCTTCCGAGATCTTCACGGGGGACATGCCCACCCCGGTCAAATATTTCAACTCCACGCTGCGGGCCTCCTACCGGGAAGCGGAACAGCAGGCGCTCAGCCGCCTGCTGGCCTGCCTGCCCGATGACCTGCGTCCCGCTTATGCCGCGGTATCGGCGCCCACAGAGGGTCACACGTCGCTTCTCCTGCTGGTGAAAGCGGCAGACAAGCTCTCCGCCCTCATTAAGTGCATGGATGAGGAAAAGGCGGGCAATACCGAGTTCCAAAAAGCGGCTGAAGCCCAGTTGTCTTTCCTGCAGGAAATGCACCTGCCCGAGGTGGACTGCTTTCTGAAAGAATTCTTGCCGCCTTTCCGCCTGACGCTCGACGAGCAGGAGTAA
- a CDS encoding aspartate kinase has translation MALIVQKFGGTSVANAERVFNVAQIITETYQAGNSVVAVVSAQGDTTDDLIEKANEINPAGSKREMDVLLSTGEQISMALVALAIQKLGFPVVSLTGPQAGMHTDNTYGNARISRIDTERIQAELGKGKIVIVAGFQGINRYDDITTLGRGGSDTTAVAFAAALNADLCQIYTDVDGIYTADPRIVKDAHKLDEISYDEMLELASLGAQVLHNRSVEMAKRYHVDLEVLSSFQKIKGTKVKEVVQVEKMLIRGVARDNDVARISIIGLPDQPGTAYHLFSLLAKAKINVDVILQSIGRDGTKDVSFTVGKGSLDEALSLLHEHLASIGGCCLTHDSDISKVSIVGAGMTTHAGVAATMFEALYEAGINIQMISTSEIKVSVLIAREDAERAVKVVHNAFHFGD, from the coding sequence ATGGCTTTAATTGTGCAGAAATTCGGCGGCACATCGGTCGCCAACGCCGAGCGGGTGTTCAATGTCGCGCAGATCATCACCGAAACCTATCAGGCTGGCAACAGCGTGGTGGCGGTGGTTTCCGCGCAGGGTGACACCACCGACGATCTCATCGAAAAAGCAAACGAGATCAACCCGGCGGGCAGCAAGAGAGAGATGGACGTGCTGCTCTCCACCGGCGAACAGATCTCCATGGCGCTGGTGGCGCTGGCTATACAGAAACTCGGTTTCCCGGTTGTTTCGCTCACCGGCCCGCAGGCCGGCATGCACACGGACAATACATACGGCAACGCGCGCATCAGCCGTATTGACACTGAGCGCATCCAGGCGGAGTTAGGCAAAGGCAAGATCGTCATCGTCGCGGGTTTCCAGGGCATCAACCGCTATGACGACATCACCACGCTGGGGCGCGGCGGGTCGGACACGACGGCAGTGGCGTTCGCGGCTGCGCTGAACGCCGATCTCTGCCAAATCTACACCGATGTGGACGGCATCTATACCGCCGATCCGCGCATCGTAAAGGACGCGCACAAGCTTGACGAGATCAGCTATGATGAGATGCTGGAACTTGCCTCGCTGGGGGCGCAGGTGTTGCACAACCGTTCGGTGGAAATGGCAAAACGCTATCATGTCGATCTTGAAGTGCTTTCCAGTTTTCAGAAAATCAAAGGGACCAAAGTCAAGGAGGTCGTTCAGGTGGAAAAAATGTTGATCCGCGGCGTCGCGCGGGATAACGACGTGGCCCGTATTTCGATCATCGGCCTACCGGACCAGCCCGGGACGGCTTATCACCTCTTCTCGCTGCTGGCCAAGGCCAAGATCAACGTAGACGTGATCCTGCAGTCGATCGGGCGTGACGGCACCAAAGACGTCAGCTTTACGGTGGGCAAAGGCAGCCTGGACGAAGCGCTTTCCCTCCTCCATGAGCATCTGGCATCCATCGGCGGCTGCTGTCTCACGCACGACAGCGACATCTCCAAGGTGTCCATCGTGGGAGCGGGTATGACGACTCACGCCGGTGTGGCGGCCACCATGTTTGAGGCGCTGTATGAGGCGGGCATCAACATCCAGATGATTTCCACCAGTGAGATCAAGGTGTCGGTGCTCATCGCCCGCGAGGATGCCGAGCGCGCCGTGAAAGTGGTGCACAACGCCTTCCATTTCGGCGACTGA
- a CDS encoding RDAC family protein: protein MAVLSLLEVPKLKELVHPYGYVVHVHDACGGQSFTLEQVGENPNEQVYGVIEKFFSEHQMGVHFYDNEKLNFVAT from the coding sequence ATGGCTGTACTGTCACTGTTGGAAGTACCGAAGCTGAAAGAGCTTGTCCATCCGTATGGTTATGTCGTGCATGTGCATGACGCCTGCGGTGGCCAGTCGTTTACCCTGGAGCAAGTCGGCGAAAATCCCAACGAACAAGTGTATGGGGTCATCGAGAAATTTTTTTCAGAACACCAAATGGGCGTACATTTCTATGATAACGAAAAGTTGAATTTTGTTGCAACCTAA
- the thrB gene encoding homoserine kinase: MIKIQIPATSANIGPGFDSLGLALRLYNRVWMEEADGIHISTTDGSDVPCGENNLIYKTVAFLYKLCGRPFHGLRISQENNIPMTRGLGSSSACIVAGLLGANTLLGNPLPKADIVNLAAVLEGHPDNSTPAILGGLTAAVLEESRVYSVKVPISGRLKFAAFIPDFELKTEKARAALPAQVRHKDAVFNLSRTALMIASLFSGRLDNLRVAVEDKLHQPYRLGLIPGAEDVFALCIRLGAYACYISGAGPTLMAMVNVTDLSFQARAEEALQELPQKFRLEMLDCDETGATVETTEE; this comes from the coding sequence ATGATCAAGATACAGATCCCCGCCACCAGCGCAAACATCGGGCCGGGATTCGATTCGCTGGGGCTTGCGCTGCGCCTGTATAACCGGGTGTGGATGGAAGAAGCCGACGGTATCCACATTTCCACGACCGACGGCTCGGATGTACCCTGCGGCGAAAACAATCTCATCTACAAGACCGTCGCATTTTTGTATAAGCTTTGCGGCAGGCCGTTCCACGGTCTGCGTATTTCCCAGGAAAACAATATTCCCATGACCCGGGGCCTGGGCAGCAGCTCAGCCTGCATCGTGGCCGGTCTGCTCGGCGCCAACACCCTGCTCGGCAATCCGCTTCCCAAAGCGGACATCGTCAACCTCGCCGCGGTGCTGGAGGGCCACCCCGACAACTCCACACCGGCCATCTTGGGTGGGCTCACGGCGGCGGTGCTGGAGGAAAGCCGGGTCTACAGTGTGAAGGTGCCCATCTCGGGCCGGTTGAAATTTGCGGCGTTCATCCCCGATTTTGAGCTCAAGACTGAAAAGGCCCGCGCCGCGCTGCCTGCGCAGGTGCGGCACAAGGACGCGGTGTTCAATCTTTCGCGCACGGCGCTGATGATCGCATCCCTGTTCTCCGGCCGGCTGGATAATCTGCGCGTGGCGGTGGAAGACAAACTGCATCAGCCCTACCGCCTGGGGCTGATCCCCGGTGCGGAGGATGTCTTTGCGCTCTGCATACGGCTGGGCGCCTATGCCTGCTACATCAGCGGCGCAGGCCCCACGCTTATGGCCATGGTGAACGTGACCGATCTTTCATTCCAGGCGCGCGCCGAGGAAGCGCTGCAGGAGTTGCCGCAGAAGTTCCGGCTGGAAATGCTCGACTGCGACGAAACCGGCGCGACGGTGGAAACCACAGAAGAATAA
- a CDS encoding MATE family efflux transporter — MTRNMKTGSPIKLIILFAFPLMIGNLCQQFYGIADTLIVGRTLGIGALAAVGSTASLSFLIIGFAQGVAAGLSIITAQRFGANDTEGVRKSAAVCLVVSGTITAIFTTFSVLFTRQILQLMNTPPDILDDAYHFIVIIFAGFGAAMLFNLLSSLILALGDSRTPLLFLMLASGLNVGLELFFILVLHMGVAGAGLATVLAQLSSCAGCLVYIVKRFPILRPRAGDWQPTRADLAAHLRVGLPMGFQNSIIAFGVLIIQFVLNGLGTTAVAAYSAAQKLDVVCMQPMIALGIAMATYAAQNYGAGKLERIRTGLRQCCVLSLSTSAAIGLAAILFGKQIVWLFVGNAPAVIHLAQIYFNCNCSLYFLLAALFAVRYTLQGVGKSFVPTAAGIMELGMRAVAAGVLARFLGFAGVSLSNPLAWVGSLSILIPSYLLVSRQWKRQAAQSPLCVSPSAAQPETNR; from the coding sequence ATGACCAGAAATATGAAAACCGGCAGTCCGATCAAACTCATTATCCTGTTTGCTTTCCCATTGATGATCGGAAACCTATGCCAGCAATTCTACGGTATCGCCGACACCCTGATCGTGGGACGCACCCTCGGCATCGGCGCGCTGGCCGCCGTAGGCAGCACCGCCAGCCTTTCGTTCCTGATCATCGGCTTTGCACAAGGCGTGGCGGCCGGGCTTTCCATCATCACGGCGCAGCGGTTCGGTGCAAATGACACCGAAGGCGTACGCAAAAGCGCGGCCGTCTGTTTGGTTGTTTCAGGCACCATCACAGCGATTTTCACCACGTTCAGCGTCCTATTTACGCGCCAGATCCTCCAACTGATGAACACGCCGCCCGATATTCTCGACGACGCCTATCATTTTATCGTCATCATCTTTGCGGGATTCGGCGCGGCGATGCTGTTCAACCTGCTCTCCAGCCTGATTCTCGCGCTGGGCGACAGCCGCACCCCGCTGCTTTTCCTCATGCTCGCATCTGGCCTGAATGTGGGGCTGGAGCTGTTCTTCATCCTCGTGCTACATATGGGGGTGGCGGGCGCGGGCCTGGCGACCGTGCTGGCACAACTGAGCTCCTGCGCGGGCTGCCTGGTCTATATCGTCAAACGCTTCCCCATCCTGAGGCCCCGCGCCGGGGACTGGCAGCCGACCCGCGCGGACCTTGCCGCGCACCTGCGAGTGGGCCTGCCGATGGGGTTCCAGAACTCCATCATCGCGTTCGGTGTCCTCATCATCCAGTTCGTGCTCAATGGCCTTGGCACCACCGCCGTGGCCGCCTACAGCGCCGCGCAGAAACTCGACGTCGTCTGCATGCAGCCCATGATCGCTCTGGGCATCGCCATGGCGACCTATGCGGCGCAGAACTACGGCGCGGGCAAATTGGAACGCATCCGCACCGGCCTGCGTCAATGCTGTGTGCTCTCCCTTTCCACAAGCGCGGCCATCGGCCTGGCAGCCATCCTGTTCGGGAAACAGATCGTGTGGCTTTTTGTCGGAAACGCACCCGCCGTTATCCATTTGGCACAGATCTACTTCAACTGCAACTGCTCCCTGTATTTCCTGCTGGCCGCCCTGTTTGCCGTGCGCTATACCTTGCAGGGGGTTGGAAAAAGCTTCGTGCCCACCGCGGCCGGCATCATGGAGCTGGGTATGCGCGCCGTCGCGGCCGGTGTGCTGGCGCGGTTTCTGGGGTTTGCCGGCGTGAGCCTTTCCAACCCGCTCGCATGGGTCGGCTCACTCTCTATCCTCATCCCGTCCTATCTGCTGGTCAGCCGGCAGTGGAAAAGACAGGCGGCACAGTCCCCTTTGTGTGTCTCTCCGTCTGCGGCACAACCCGAAACCAACAGATAA
- a CDS encoding glutathione peroxidase produces the protein MSIYDFSTETLGGKTVSLSDYKGKVLLVVNTASKCGFTPQYEGLEALYQANKDKGFEILGFPCNQFLEQEPGTSEEIQSFCKLNYGVTFPLFAKIDVRGPKASPIYNYLKNAAPFKGLDLNVEGARVIEGVLKEKYPELLTGNDIKWNFTKFLINKEGEVVGRFEPYITPAELQKELDRLL, from the coding sequence ATGAGCATATATGATTTCAGCACGGAAACACTGGGCGGCAAGACCGTCTCGCTCTCGGATTATAAGGGCAAGGTGTTGCTGGTCGTCAATACGGCCAGCAAATGCGGATTCACCCCGCAATATGAAGGATTGGAAGCCCTGTACCAGGCCAATAAGGATAAAGGGTTTGAGATCTTGGGTTTTCCCTGCAACCAGTTTCTGGAGCAGGAGCCTGGCACAAGCGAGGAGATCCAGTCATTCTGCAAGCTGAATTACGGCGTGACATTCCCTCTTTTTGCCAAGATTGATGTGCGCGGCCCCAAAGCCAGTCCGATCTATAACTATCTGAAAAATGCGGCGCCGTTTAAAGGTCTTGATCTGAATGTGGAGGGCGCGCGCGTGATTGAGGGCGTGCTCAAGGAGAAATATCCGGAACTGCTTACCGGCAACGATATCAAATGGAATTTCACCAAATTTCTTATCAATAAAGAAGGCGAAGTGGTGGGGCGTTTCGAGCCGTATATCACACCGGCCGAACTCCAGAAAGAACTGGACAGATTGCTGTAA
- a CDS encoding HAD family hydrolase, which produces MNGGNWIVFDLDGTLNRTDLVSVEAHQQAQREFGVPVRDAEFIISMFGGIARDTFPLLAPGLSEEVYAEYGGRVAELEQELLPQCGRAFDGCAEMLSALRGKGWHTAVCSNASVRYIEAVLQAIRLRPLIDELRPLELHLTKVDMLRLLLKKVEAGRAVMVGDRKYDKEAARENGIPFIGCLYGFAPDEVRDADHAVAHPLEIVEAAERLAESRG; this is translated from the coding sequence ATGAACGGCGGCAATTGGATCGTTTTTGACCTGGATGGCACGCTCAATCGCACGGATCTGGTTTCGGTGGAGGCACACCAGCAGGCGCAACGGGAATTCGGTGTGCCTGTGCGGGACGCAGAGTTTATCATTTCCATGTTTGGCGGGATAGCACGAGACACGTTCCCGCTGCTGGCCCCCGGCCTTTCCGAGGAAGTATATGCAGAATATGGCGGCCGCGTGGCGGAGCTGGAGCAGGAATTGCTGCCCCAATGCGGACGCGCGTTCGATGGCTGTGCGGAGATGCTGAGCGCTCTGCGGGGAAAGGGCTGGCACACAGCGGTCTGCTCGAATGCCTCGGTGCGGTATATCGAAGCGGTACTGCAGGCCATACGGCTGCGCCCTCTCATTGATGAGCTGCGCCCGCTGGAACTGCATCTGACCAAAGTCGATATGCTGCGCCTGCTGCTGAAAAAGGTGGAGGCAGGCAGAGCGGTGATGGTGGGCGACCGCAAATACGATAAGGAAGCGGCGAGGGAGAACGGCATTCCGTTCATCGGCTGCCTTTATGGGTTCGCGCCGGACGAAGTGCGCGATGCCGACCATGCCGTGGCGCATCCGCTGGAGATCGTGGAGGCTGCGGAGCGGCTGGCGGAAAGCCGGGGATAA
- the ytvI gene encoding sporulation integral membrane protein YtvI yields the protein MIDRDERKKKFLLNTATFTVAIALGAVLVKFLLGWILPFVFGFLIAAAVQPAVRFAHRHWRLPKRAAGLLLALLLILGLLGICAVILARLIMTATPMVQQLPQYLQALVNQVNLTTDSLTNSARSVSPVLAQNISNMMEGLSTELMKVSTYANQLLALGKSLLASLPNVLFGIAVTILSACFFSMDYDIIRGFLLRQLPERYTDIAVEVKRYFFRSVGGMARAYALLMLITFLELTCGLMLLRIPNAILVAVLIAVVDILPVLGTGTIMVPWAIITLLFGNIPLAVGLTVLYAVIATVRTILEPKVVGDRIGLYPLVTLFAIFLGLKFAGVAGMLLFPLIVLILKRLNDTGKVHLWK from the coding sequence ATGATCGACCGGGATGAACGCAAAAAAAAGTTTCTATTGAATACGGCAACGTTTACGGTAGCTATCGCGCTGGGTGCCGTCCTCGTCAAATTCCTGCTCGGGTGGATCCTTCCGTTTGTTTTCGGTTTCCTCATCGCGGCAGCCGTACAGCCCGCCGTGCGGTTTGCTCACCGGCACTGGCGCCTGCCCAAGCGGGCAGCCGGGCTGTTGCTCGCCCTGCTGCTGATTCTGGGGCTGCTCGGAATCTGTGCCGTTATCCTTGCGCGCCTGATCATGACAGCGACGCCGATGGTGCAGCAACTGCCGCAATACCTGCAGGCGCTTGTCAACCAGGTCAACTTGACGACGGACAGCCTGACCAATTCCGCCAGATCCGTTTCCCCCGTCCTGGCGCAGAACATTTCAAACATGATGGAAGGGCTCTCGACGGAACTGATGAAGGTGAGCACTTATGCCAACCAGCTGCTTGCACTGGGGAAAAGCCTGCTCGCCAGCCTGCCGAACGTGCTGTTCGGCATCGCGGTCACCATCCTCTCTGCGTGCTTTTTCAGCATGGATTACGACATTATCCGCGGTTTCCTGCTGCGCCAGTTGCCCGAACGGTATACGGACATAGCGGTGGAAGTCAAGCGCTACTTTTTCCGGTCGGTGGGCGGCATGGCGCGGGCCTATGCCCTGCTGATGCTCATCACATTTTTGGAACTGACGTGCGGCCTAATGCTGCTGCGCATTCCCAACGCCATTCTCGTTGCGGTGCTCATCGCGGTGGTGGACATTCTGCCCGTACTCGGCACCGGCACCATAATGGTGCCGTGGGCCATCATCACGCTTTTATTCGGCAACATCCCACTGGCTGTCGGCCTAACCGTGCTGTATGCGGTCATTGCCACGGTGCGCACCATCCTCGAGCCGAAGGTGGTGGGCGACCGCATCGGGCTGTATCCGCTTGTCACACTGTTTGCCATCTTTCTGGGGCTGAAATTCGCGGGCGTGGCCGGCATGCTGCTTTTTCCGCTCATCGTTCTGATACTCAAACGCCTGAACGACACCGGGAAGGTCCACCTCTGGAAATAG
- a CDS encoding ACT domain-containing protein encodes MEKAPRYLIVDSEALPDVFLKVLDAKRLLHTGQAHSVNEAARLAGISRSAFYKYKGRVRPYDDDAAGRIVTISAMLRDEAGVLSVLIGLLYKSGANILTINQNIPVDGIAPVSITARIDNIRLSLTGLLTALRKVEGVENVEIVSGA; translated from the coding sequence ATGGAAAAAGCCCCGCGTTATCTGATTGTGGACAGCGAAGCGCTGCCAGACGTGTTTCTGAAAGTGCTGGATGCCAAGCGCCTGCTGCACACCGGCCAGGCGCACTCGGTGAACGAGGCGGCGCGGCTGGCCGGCATCTCGCGCAGCGCATTTTATAAATATAAAGGACGGGTGCGCCCCTATGACGACGACGCGGCGGGCCGCATTGTCACCATCAGCGCCATGCTGCGCGATGAAGCGGGCGTGCTTTCCGTGCTGATCGGTCTGCTTTACAAAAGCGGCGCCAACATTCTCACCATCAACCAGAACATTCCGGTGGACGGGATCGCGCCGGTTTCCATCACCGCGCGGATAGATAATATCCGTCTTTCGCTCACGGGGCTGCTCACGGCCCTGCGCAAGGTGGAGGGCGTGGAAAATGTGGAGATCGTTTCCGGCGCCTGA
- a CDS encoding VOC family protein yields MLSIFNKIHHVAIICSDYQKSKEFYAGLLGLPVIREVYRRERDSYKLDLKINDYCNLELFSFPSPPKRLSYPEAVGLRHIAFEVENIDTVCSFLLAHGVEVEPIRIDAFTNKKCTFFRDPDDLPIEIYQG; encoded by the coding sequence ATGCTATCTATTTTTAATAAAATTCATCATGTTGCAATCATTTGCTCAGATTATCAGAAGTCAAAAGAATTTTATGCGGGGCTTCTGGGCTTGCCTGTTATCCGCGAAGTCTATCGTCGTGAACGGGATTCTTACAAACTGGATCTGAAGATCAACGATTATTGCAACCTAGAATTGTTTTCATTCCCATCTCCTCCCAAACGTCTGAGCTATCCGGAAGCTGTCGGGTTACGGCATATCGCATTTGAGGTGGAAAACATCGACACCGTTTGTTCGTTTCTGCTCGCACACGGCGTGGAGGTCGAGCCCATACGAATCGATGCATTCACAAACAAAAAATGCACGTTTTTCCGCGACCCTGACGATCTTCCAATAGAAATCTATCAAGGTTGA
- a CDS encoding DivIVA domain-containing protein, with product MEGMFKTAVSGFKKDEVLAYIDKRETEARQKVESLNQRLRKMTADLNEEKTQHAEAVAQAEQLEAELARERERADELAKAAGTAEEEKRAVRAQLNDAQFEVARLRQELAAVQKEQERTQADKEKALLQTAELKSVVGELNDKIQNSANNEDRISRVLMEAQATADHILAEAQENASKQLADAQGKSAAVLDQARTELTELLRQTAQFRSEVSDLREGTQRAFSHIDTLLENVERSAGHIQEAYQKPFSPAVEPDEPPAVEESELAADEQAAASEQDEDAPSPETASTFNFSRVAE from the coding sequence ATGGAAGGCATGTTCAAGACAGCCGTCAGCGGTTTTAAGAAAGACGAAGTGCTCGCCTACATCGACAAACGCGAAACAGAGGCGCGCCAGAAGGTAGAATCGCTGAATCAGCGCCTGCGCAAAATGACCGCCGACCTGAACGAAGAAAAAACGCAGCACGCCGAAGCCGTTGCACAAGCGGAGCAACTGGAGGCGGAACTGGCCCGCGAACGCGAACGGGCAGACGAGTTGGCCAAAGCCGCCGGCACAGCCGAAGAAGAGAAGCGCGCCGTCCGGGCACAGCTGAACGACGCGCAGTTTGAAGTGGCCCGTCTGCGGCAGGAGCTCGCCGCCGTGCAGAAAGAACAGGAACGCACGCAGGCAGACAAAGAAAAGGCCCTGCTCCAGACAGCCGAGCTGAAAAGCGTGGTGGGCGAACTCAACGACAAAATCCAGAACTCCGCCAATAACGAGGACCGCATCAGCCGCGTGCTGATGGAAGCACAGGCCACGGCGGACCATATCCTGGCGGAAGCACAAGAAAACGCTTCCAAACAGTTGGCTGACGCACAGGGAAAATCCGCGGCTGTGCTGGACCAGGCACGCACCGAGCTCACGGAGCTGCTGCGGCAGACCGCGCAGTTTCGCTCCGAGGTGAGCGACCTGCGGGAAGGCACCCAGCGGGCATTTTCCCACATCGACACGCTGCTGGAAAATGTGGAGCGCTCCGCCGGCCATATCCAAGAAGCCTATCAGAAACCGTTTTCCCCCGCCGTCGAGCCGGATGAACCGCCGGCCGTGGAGGAAAGCGAACTGGCTGCCGACGAACAGGCCGCGGCCAGCGAACAGGATGAAGACGCACCGTCCCCCGAAACCGCCAGTACTTTCAATTTTTCCCGCGTCGCCGAGTAA
- a CDS encoding homoserine dehydrogenase — protein MIAIAVLGHGTVGSGVLEVFNKNHESIIQKAGEDMEIRYVLDRRDFPDVPYHDKFVKDFDVILNDPEVRVVVEVLGGLNPAYDFVRRCLEAGKNVVTSNKELVAAKGAELLAIAREKNVNFLFEASVGGGIPILRPLSQCLSANQIVEIAGILNGTTNFILTKMFREGMAFADALALAQQLGYAERDPSADVEGGDACRKVCILASLAYGRHVNPEDVHTEGITHITAEDVRYADAWGGVIKLIGRVKKLEDGRLFAMVSPAFISRESQLATVDDVFNGILVRGDALGDVVFYGRGAGKLPTASAVVADVIDAVKHLKARKYIFWEPAKDGYVCDYLEVPAAMFVRIAARNRAEALRSVHGLLGSVTEVVAPGVENEAAFITPTLPEGEIARALQALQALDYTILSTIRVLDY, from the coding sequence ATGATTGCAATCGCTGTGCTCGGCCACGGGACGGTCGGCTCGGGGGTGCTGGAGGTTTTCAACAAAAACCATGAGAGCATCATCCAAAAGGCCGGAGAGGATATGGAGATCCGCTACGTGCTGGACCGCAGAGATTTTCCGGATGTGCCTTACCACGACAAATTTGTGAAGGATTTCGACGTTATCCTGAACGACCCCGAGGTGCGGGTGGTGGTGGAAGTGCTGGGCGGGCTGAATCCCGCTTATGATTTCGTCCGCCGCTGTCTGGAGGCAGGCAAAAACGTTGTGACGTCCAACAAGGAACTGGTGGCGGCAAAAGGCGCTGAGCTGCTGGCCATCGCGCGCGAAAAGAATGTGAACTTCCTGTTTGAAGCGAGCGTAGGCGGCGGCATTCCCATTCTGCGGCCTCTCAGCCAGTGCCTGTCCGCCAACCAGATCGTGGAGATCGCCGGCATTCTCAACGGTACCACCAATTTCATTCTTACCAAGATGTTCCGCGAGGGCATGGCGTTTGCGGACGCACTGGCGCTGGCGCAGCAGCTCGGCTATGCCGAGCGCGACCCGAGCGCGGACGTGGAGGGCGGCGACGCCTGCCGCAAGGTGTGCATCCTGGCTTCGCTGGCCTACGGCCGCCATGTGAATCCCGAAGACGTGCACACCGAAGGCATTACGCATATCACCGCGGAAGACGTGCGGTACGCCGATGCCTGGGGCGGGGTCATCAAACTCATCGGCCGGGTGAAAAAACTGGAAGACGGGCGGCTGTTCGCCATGGTCAGCCCGGCGTTTATTTCCCGGGAAAGCCAGCTTGCCACCGTGGACGATGTTTTCAACGGCATCCTGGTACGGGGCGACGCCCTCGGCGACGTGGTGTTCTACGGGCGCGGCGCGGGCAAGCTGCCCACCGCCAGCGCCGTGGTGGCCGATGTGATCGATGCCGTCAAACATCTGAAAGCGCGCAAGTATATTTTTTGGGAACCGGCCAAAGACGGCTATGTCTGCGATTATCTGGAGGTGCCCGCCGCGATGTTTGTGCGCATTGCGGCCCGCAACCGCGCGGAGGCGCTGCGCTCGGTGCACGGCTTGCTTGGCAGTGTGACGGAAGTGGTCGCCCCCGGCGTGGAAAACGAGGCGGCGTTCATCACGCCCACGTTGCCGGAAGGCGAGATCGCCCGCGCGCTGCAGGCACTGCAGGCGCTGGATTACACCATCCTGTCCACCATCCGGGTACTGGACTATTAG
- a CDS encoding DedA family protein, whose protein sequence is MSWMSAVETYGLWAVFILVALEYACFPLPSEVILPFAGAFAARTDVPFQYVLPGCCAAGLLGCLLCYAVGRSVGGKLLAWVEKRFPIAGKGLCATRAWFEKHGSVSVMLGRVLPLFRTYISLIAGMARQPVWKFTLLSLIGLTVWNTVLVGLGYLLAGQWEAIAYGTRGYMRVALPLVAVGVFVIVLRIRKSAKRKET, encoded by the coding sequence ATGTCCTGGATGAGCGCGGTCGAAACCTATGGGCTCTGGGCCGTTTTTATACTGGTGGCGCTGGAATACGCCTGTTTTCCACTGCCCAGCGAAGTGATTTTGCCGTTTGCGGGGGCGTTTGCCGCCCGTACGGATGTGCCGTTCCAGTATGTACTGCCGGGCTGCTGCGCGGCAGGGCTGCTCGGCTGCCTGCTCTGCTATGCCGTGGGGCGCAGCGTGGGCGGCAAACTGCTCGCGTGGGTGGAAAAGCGCTTCCCCATCGCCGGAAAAGGGCTGTGCGCCACACGTGCGTGGTTTGAGAAGCACGGTTCGGTCTCGGTGATGCTCGGACGGGTTCTGCCGCTCTTCCGCACGTATATCTCCCTGATCGCGGGCATGGCGCGCCAGCCGGTCTGGAAATTCACGCTGCTCTCGCTCATCGGACTCACTGTGTGGAACACCGTGCTGGTGGGGCTGGGATACCTGCTGGCCGGGCAGTGGGAAGCCATCGCCTACGGCACGCGCGGCTATATGCGGGTGGCGCTGCCGCTCGTGGCCGTGGGCGTATTCGTAATCGTCCTGCGCATCCGAAAGTCCGCCAAACGAAAGGAAACTTAA